The Nitratidesulfovibrio sp. DNA segment CAACACGACCACCATCAAGCGCGGCGTGCAGGAGGGCAAGGACAGGGGCATGGCACCGCTGGCCTACAGGGTGGTTGAATACGGCCTGTATACCATGCCGTTCTTCCTGAACCCCACCGTGGCCAACCGTACCCTGTGCACTCGCAAGGATATCGACCTGATGCTTGATGTCATTCCTTACGCCTACTCGCACACGGCCTCGTACGTGCGCCCGCACGTGAACATCAGACACGCATGGATTGCCGAACACAAAAGCCCCCTTGGCAGTTGTCCGGAATGGCGCATTCTGGAAGCCCTTACCCCCCGGCGCATCCGCAACGCCGAAACCAACCTGCCTGCTGCGTCCATTGACGAGTTCGGCATTCCCAATGGGCTGCCTGACGACATATTGTCAAAACTGGCCGGGGTGCGTGATCTGATAGACGGGTAGGCACGATGACACACCATGCGCATAGTGGCCGGGCGGCACGTGAAGGCCGCCCGGCCATCCCCCCACAGCCCTACGCCGTACATGTTCACGGTGTGGCGACTGCGGCGTTGCAACAGGCGCAGGAGATGGCCCGCTTTCTCACGGAACCGGGCCAACGGAAGCCGTTCATTGCCTGCGTGCATCGCGCGGCAATGGCCCACGACCTGGGAAAGCTGCTACCGGAAAATGCCGAGGTGCTGTCCCGATCCTACGGCATGGACAGGCCGACGCGTCTTCCGGTCAACCATGTGGATGCAGGGGTGGCACACCTTATGGCGAGCGGCGATGCCATGTCCGCCCTGCTGGTCTGGGCACATCACGCCGGGCTTGCCGATGCCAGTACCCTTTGCAAAACCTCTCCACCACTGCGGGACCCCACCATTCACTCTCGCGTGGATGAAGCGCTTGCCGTCTGCATGGCACACCATGCACAGGAAACGGGCGATGGCATTCCCCCGCTACCAGATGCAGGATTCATCCCCTCTTCATCGCTGGACCACAGGCTGGCTCTCTCTTGCCTTGTGGATGCGGATCATGGCGACACGGGCCGCCACTACGGAAGCACATCATTACCGGATGCGTGGCCCACCCTGCGCGCCGCAGATCGTCTTGCCGCCCTTGATGCCTTCGTAGAGAAACTAGGCCGGAAAGGCGGCCCTGGCGACGCACGGAACGCCATCCGGGCGGAACTCTATCGCAGTGCGCGCAAGGCCTCGCCCGATCTCGGCATCCGTTCTTGCGACAGCCCAGTGGGCACCGGCAAGACCACCAGCATCATGGCCCATCTGCTCCACGTGGCGAAAGTCCATGAACTGCGACGCATCTTCGTGGTCTTGCCATTCACGAACATCATCGATCAGGCCGTCTATACCTACCGCAAGGCCTTGGTACTGGACGGGGAAAACCCTGAAGAAGTGGTTGCCGCCCACCATCACAGGGCAGAGTTTGACGCACCGGAATCTCGTGAATTGGCGTTTCAGTGGCGTGCCCCGATCATAGTGGTGACGGCGGTGCAGTTCTTTGAAACGCTGGCAGCAGCCGCACCCGCTTCATTACGCAAGCTGCACAGCCTGCCGGGTTCCGCCGTCTTCATAGACGAGGCCCACGCGGCCATGCCAGCTGACCTTTGGCTGCCTGCGTGGGTATGGCTGCGGTCAGCCTGCCAGCGCTGGGGATGCCATTTCGTTCTGGCCTCCGGCTCTCTTTCGCGGTTCTGGGAATTGGACCAGTTTCGGGATGCGGAAAAAATTCACGGCATGGTACCAATGCCCGTCCGCCCCCTGATAGATGACGCACCCCGTGCGCATGCCATGCAGGCAGAGCAACGCCGGGTGCGATATGTGTCTATCCCCCGCGTTGTTGGCATGGAGGAGTTGGCTGATGCGGTCATGCGTGCCTCAGGCCCCCGCATTGTCGTGATGAACACGGTAAGGGGAGCCGCCATGCTGGCGCACCGCCTTGCTCAGGCACGGGGACGTCGGTTCGTCGAGCACCTGTCCACGGCCCTGTGCCCCCGCGACAGGGCGGCAACCTTGCGCCACGTGAAGCAACGTCTGCTGGCCGACGATTCGGAGTGGGTGCTTGTGGCCACCTCTTGCGTGGAAGCCGGGGTGGATTTTTCGTTTCGCACGGGATTCCGCGAGCGTTTCGGCCTGTGCAACCTGATCCAGTTGGGGGGCCGGGTCTGCCGAGAGGCTGAGGCCGAAGGCGTGGTGTATGACTTCGTGCTGCGCGCGGACGAAGTGCCGCCCCACCCCGGCGCACGGCTTGCTGCACTGGCGCTGTCCAGCCTGTTTGGCGAGGGACTGGTAGGGCAGGAACATTGCCGCGAGGCCCTGCGCCGGGAGCTTGCGCTAGGGGCTTCCGAAGGTAACGGAGGGCGTGGGCTTGCCATTTGCGTGGATGACAGTGCGGGCGAATTTCGCAAGGTGCATGACCGGTTCCGCATCATTGACGCTGATACGGTTACTGTCATCGTCGATCCCCACGCCATCGCCCGGTTGCAGTCTGGCAGTACGCTACCTCGGGCCGTATTGCAGGAGGTATCCGTGCAAATCTGGACCTCGCGCCTTGAACGCGAGCCAATCGCCCCAATACCCGGCTGGCCTCAACTGTACGCATGGCAAGGCGTCTATGACGACTTTTTGGGGTATCTCGCGGACGCATGCGCGAACCCCAGGCATCCGAGTCAAACCTGAGAGGTTCGCGGATTGCCACACAGGCGATAATGCTAGGTTTCCTGTCCAACCTCCGCGGCTACAGACCGGAGATAGCGTAAAAACGATGCTGTTCGCGGAATTGCCTTCGCGCGCCCTTGTCGGCAAAAGGAAATCGGACAGGCAGTCGCACCTTCACGGGTGCGTGGGTTGAAACATGCGCAGGCCGGACTGGTAGGCCAGTTCGGATGTCGCACCTTCACGGGTGCGTGGGTTGAAACTCTGGCGCGCCCGCCTTTACCAGGTGAGCGGAGAAGTCGCACCTTCACGGGTGCGTGGGTTGAAACCTTTTGGGTTGGAAACCCCCGTTTCCAACCCTGCAGTCGCACCTTCACGGGTGCGTGGGTTGAAACGCGACGCAGACCAGCGGCATTGACGCGCGCAGCTGTCGCACCTTCACGGGTGCGTGGGTTGAAACATGCCGGGGGGAAGTGCCTCGATTACGCCGGGGGGTCGCACCTTCACGGGTGCGTGGGTTGAAACCATTTCGTCGTACGCGCGGATGGTGTAGGTCTGGTCGCACCTTCACGGGTGCGTGGGTTGAAACTCCTCCTTTGGAGGGGAGGGGGGAGGAGGTGGTGTCGCACCTTCACGGGTGCGTGGGTTGAAACACGCCCTTGGCAATTTCGTAGGCGTCGCCGCGCTGGTCGCACCTTCACGGGTGCGTGGGTTGAAACTTGACGTAGGAGCGAGCCTCGTCAAGGAACGTCTGTCGCACCTTCACGGGTGCGTGGGTTGAAACCTCGAAATCGGCGTCAACGCCAAGGGCGAGATCGGTCGCACCTTCACGGGTGCGTGGGTTGAAACGTCAGGTACAGGATGTGCTGTTCGTTGTAGTGGTGTCGCACCTTCACGGGTGCGTGGGTTGAAACTGCAACCGGGTGGCCTCGCCACGCTTGACACACGTCGCACCTTCACGGGTGCGTGGGTTGAAACGGCCACTTGCTGCGGTCGGATCCGAACTTGTCGACGTCGCACCTTCACGGGTGCGTGGGTTGAAACCTGCAGCTTTCGCTGGCGCTGGTGGCCACCCCCTTGTCGCACCTTCACGGGTGCGTGGGTTGAAACCTTCTTGGCCATGGTCACATCCTCACATTGCATCCGGTCGCACCTTCACGGGTGCGTGGGTTGAAACTTGTTCCCCTTGTTTTTCGCCTTTGGTTCCCCCCGTCGCACCTTCACGGGTGCGTGGGTTGAAACGGTGACGGCATGCGCCCCCAGGTCGCCAACCCGGTCGCACCTTCACGGGTGCGTGGGTTGAAACATGATGGACGGGACCTATGCCGATGGCATCCCCACGTCGCACCTTCACGGGTGCGTGGGTTGAAACGAGCAATCGCTACGCACCGCCTTGGCTGGCAACGGTCGCACCTTCACGGGTGCGTGGGTTGAAACCCCTTGCAGGACACGCTGGCCAACCTGGACAGCGTCGCACCTTCACGGGTGCGTGGGTTGAAACGCAACCAAGCTGCTGACGAAATAGGAGGTGCCGGGTCGCACCTTCACGGGTGCGTGGGTTGAAACCGCAACTGGCTGCATCGCAGGGCCGGGCGGTTGCGTCGCACCTTCACGGGTGCGTGGGTTGAAACAGGGGCTCAAGGTCGCCCACCTTGCGCGCGGCATGTCGCACCTTCACGGGTGCGTGGGTTGAAACACCGAGTGGATGGCCTTCTACAAGCTGCGGCACGAGTCGCACCTTCACGGGTGCGTGGGTTGAAACGGCGAGAAGGCCGTACGAATCGCCGTCTTCGATAGTCGCACCTTCACGGGTGCGTGGGTTGAAACAAGCAACTAGCAGGGCCTGGCTCGCTGCCCGGATGGTCGCACCTTCACGGGTGCGTGGGTTGAAACATGATCTGCGAGGAGAAGTTGGTAATGGCGCTGCGGTCGCACCTTCACGGGTGCGTGGGTTGAAACGCTTGCCATCTAGCCCCCCAGGCTGCCCAGCACGGTCGCACCTTCACGGGTGCGTGGGTTGAAACTTTATACGTATCATCGTGGCGCAGTTTTTCTTTGTCGCACCTCCACGGGTGCGTGGGTTGAAACGCGTCGCTGCTGTGCCTGATGGCCGGGCGCGAGGCGTCGCACCTTCACGGGTGCGTGGGTTGAAACGACGTATCCTTCTGGTTGTAGAAGGTGTAGCCGTGTCGCACCTTCACGGGTGCGTGGGTTGAAACTTCACTGACCTGACCGGCGCTGATGAAGTCCTGAGTCGCACCGTCACGGGTGCGTGGGTTGAAACGTGGAGTTCGCGCCGAGGGTGGCTAAGGGGGATGAGGTCGAACCTTCACGGATGCGTGGGTTGAAAACTTGTCCAGCAATCGTTTAACGGCGGCGAGG contains these protein-coding regions:
- a CDS encoding DEAD/DEAH box helicase family protein, translating into MARFLTEPGQRKPFIACVHRAAMAHDLGKLLPENAEVLSRSYGMDRPTRLPVNHVDAGVAHLMASGDAMSALLVWAHHAGLADASTLCKTSPPLRDPTIHSRVDEALAVCMAHHAQETGDGIPPLPDAGFIPSSSLDHRLALSCLVDADHGDTGRHYGSTSLPDAWPTLRAADRLAALDAFVEKLGRKGGPGDARNAIRAELYRSARKASPDLGIRSCDSPVGTGKTTSIMAHLLHVAKVHELRRIFVVLPFTNIIDQAVYTYRKALVLDGENPEEVVAAHHHRAEFDAPESRELAFQWRAPIIVVTAVQFFETLAAAAPASLRKLHSLPGSAVFIDEAHAAMPADLWLPAWVWLRSACQRWGCHFVLASGSLSRFWELDQFRDAEKIHGMVPMPVRPLIDDAPRAHAMQAEQRRVRYVSIPRVVGMEELADAVMRASGPRIVVMNTVRGAAMLAHRLAQARGRRFVEHLSTALCPRDRAATLRHVKQRLLADDSEWVLVATSCVEAGVDFSFRTGFRERFGLCNLIQLGGRVCREAEAEGVVYDFVLRADEVPPHPGARLAALALSSLFGEGLVGQEHCREALRRELALGASEGNGGRGLAICVDDSAGEFRKVHDRFRIIDADTVTVIVDPHAIARLQSGSTLPRAVLQEVSVQIWTSRLEREPIAPIPGWPQLYAWQGVYDDFLGYLADACANPRHPSQT